From Bosea sp. NBC_00550, the proteins below share one genomic window:
- a CDS encoding NAD(P)H-dependent oxidoreductase, with translation MAAILTQPPLGAPAAGLSLAEALDLRDKAGKPVRVGLIGAGQMGTDIVVQISQMTGIEIAAVADIAPDRVTEAAALAGRKGEVDSISDEAGLEAARRKGRIAATTSLDLICRSPSVDVIIDATGNPEAGSRVALTAIAARKHIVMMNVEADITIGSYLAVEAAKAGVVYTLGAGDEPAAAMELINFIRAMGYPVVAAGKGKNNPFRIDAVPADYVEEAKRRNMNPRMLVEFVDGSKTMVEMVAIANACGFTPDIPGMHGPAAPKDELQNYFCPKEEGGLLSHKGVVDFSVAKGVAPGVFAIAEMRHPRVRERMSDLHLGPGPYYSFFRPYHLTSLEVPLSAAAATIFNQSHMRPLPIPTSEVGCVAKRDLAAGETLDAIGEYGYRGFALSRADAQARKVLPIGLAQGATMTRPVRKGALITLADATPDERLKIVEVRRAQDAMIAALTSGAQA, from the coding sequence ATGGCCGCGATCCTGACGCAGCCGCCTCTCGGCGCGCCCGCCGCCGGCCTGTCCCTGGCCGAGGCGCTGGACCTGCGCGACAAGGCCGGCAAGCCTGTGCGCGTCGGTCTGATCGGCGCCGGCCAGATGGGCACCGACATCGTCGTGCAGATCTCGCAGATGACCGGCATCGAGATCGCGGCGGTGGCCGACATCGCACCTGACCGCGTCACCGAGGCCGCCGCGCTCGCCGGCCGCAAGGGCGAGGTCGATTCGATCTCCGACGAAGCCGGGCTCGAAGCCGCCCGCCGCAAGGGTCGCATCGCCGCGACGACTTCGCTCGACCTGATCTGCCGCTCGCCCTCGGTCGACGTCATCATCGACGCCACGGGCAATCCCGAGGCCGGCTCGCGCGTCGCGCTGACCGCGATCGCCGCGCGCAAGCACATCGTGATGATGAATGTCGAGGCCGACATCACCATCGGCTCCTATCTCGCGGTCGAGGCGGCCAAGGCCGGCGTCGTCTACACGCTGGGCGCCGGCGACGAGCCCGCCGCCGCGATGGAGCTGATCAACTTCATCCGCGCCATGGGCTACCCGGTCGTCGCTGCCGGCAAGGGCAAGAACAATCCCTTCCGCATCGACGCCGTCCCTGCCGATTATGTCGAGGAAGCCAAGCGCCGGAACATGAACCCGCGCATGCTCGTCGAGTTCGTCGACGGCTCGAAGACGATGGTCGAGATGGTCGCCATCGCCAATGCCTGCGGCTTCACCCCCGATATCCCCGGCATGCACGGCCCGGCCGCGCCGAAGGACGAATTGCAGAACTATTTCTGCCCGAAGGAGGAAGGCGGCCTGCTCTCGCACAAGGGGGTGGTCGATTTCTCGGTGGCCAAGGGCGTCGCACCAGGCGTCTTCGCCATCGCCGAGATGCGCCATCCCCGCGTCCGCGAGCGGATGAGCGACCTGCATCTCGGCCCCGGCCCCTACTACTCCTTCTTCCGGCCCTATCACTTGACCAGCTTGGAAGTGCCGCTCTCGGCCGCCGCAGCCACGATCTTCAACCAGAGCCATATGCGCCCACTGCCGATACCGACCTCGGAAGTCGGCTGCGTCGCCAAGCGCGACCTTGCCGCCGGCGAGACGCTCGATGCCATCGGCGAATACGGCTATCGCGGCTTCGCCTTGTCGCGAGCCGATGCGCAGGCGCGCAAGGTCCTGCCGATCGGCCTCGCCCAGGGCGCGACGATGACGCGGCCCGTCCGCAAGGGCGCGCTGATCACGCTGGCCGACGCCACCCCCGACGAGCGGCTCAAGATCGTCGAGGTGCGCCGCGCCCAGGACGCGATGATCGCCGCGCTGACCTCCGGAGCCCAGGCATGA
- a CDS encoding thiamine pyrophosphate-dependent dehydrogenase E1 component subunit alpha: MSARKTDEMASAGLKPNQRPELAALDDETIARALMRMHLIRKFEEAAEASYMRGLIHGTMHLSIGQEASAVGTTLPLEAHDYILSTHRGHGHCIARGAEPKLMFAEFFGKETGYCKGRGGSMHIADVEGGNLGANGIVGGGLPIAVGVGMSIKAQKNGRVCMVFFGDGASNEGAFHEALNMASIWKLPVVFVCENNKYGMSMDINRAMAVANVADRASAYGMPGHCLDGNDLAGVAAVAKEAIARARSGDGPSLIECKTYRWRGHSKSDRNLYRTKEEIEEWRNQDPIRRLEDELKAHDRFDATALMKLEEDAQRDIDASVEFARTCPDPDPKDLTRDVYAL; this comes from the coding sequence ATGAGCGCACGCAAGACAGACGAGATGGCGAGCGCCGGGCTCAAGCCGAACCAGCGGCCGGAGCTCGCCGCGCTCGACGACGAAACGATCGCGCGCGCGCTGATGCGCATGCACCTCATCCGCAAGTTCGAGGAAGCCGCCGAGGCGAGCTATATGCGCGGGCTGATCCACGGCACGATGCATCTCTCGATCGGGCAGGAAGCGAGCGCGGTCGGCACGACGCTGCCGCTCGAAGCGCACGACTACATCCTCTCGACCCATCGCGGCCATGGCCACTGCATCGCGCGCGGCGCCGAGCCGAAGCTGATGTTCGCCGAATTCTTCGGCAAGGAGACCGGCTACTGCAAGGGCCGCGGCGGCTCGATGCACATTGCCGATGTCGAGGGCGGCAACCTCGGCGCCAACGGCATCGTCGGCGGCGGGCTGCCGATCGCGGTCGGCGTCGGCATGAGCATCAAGGCCCAGAAGAACGGCCGGGTCTGCATGGTCTTCTTCGGCGACGGTGCCTCGAATGAAGGTGCCTTCCACGAGGCGCTGAACATGGCCTCGATCTGGAAGCTGCCGGTGGTCTTCGTCTGCGAGAACAACAAATACGGCATGTCGATGGACATCAACCGCGCCATGGCCGTGGCGAACGTCGCGGACCGCGCGAGCGCCTATGGCATGCCCGGCCATTGCCTCGACGGCAACGACCTCGCCGGCGTCGCGGCGGTGGCGAAGGAAGCGATCGCGCGGGCCCGCTCCGGCGATGGCCCTTCCCTGATCGAGTGCAAGACCTATCGCTGGCGCGGCCATTCCAAGAGCGACCGCAATCTCTACCGCACCAAGGAAGAGATCGAGGAGTGGCGCAACCAGGACCCGATCCGGCGGCTGGAGGACGAGCTCAAGGCGCATGACCGCTTCGACGCCACGGCGCTGATGAAGCTGGAAGAGGACGCCCAGCGCGACATCGACGCCTCCGTCGAATTCGCCCGCACCTGCCCGGACCCCGATCCGAAAGACCTGACCCGTGACGTCTATGCCCTCTGA
- a CDS encoding alpha-ketoacid dehydrogenase subunit beta — MPSDTLEAANEIRELSYAEAVREALGQAMEADERVFLFGEDVGVYGGAFGVSGDLVHRFGKDRVIDTPISELGIAGAAVGAAITGMRPVLEIQFSDFVTLAMEQLVNQAAKIRFMFGGKASVPMVVRLPGGSGTGAAAQHSQSLEAWFAHVPGLKVLQPSTPHDAKGMLLAAIDDPNPVLIFEHKLLYKTKGHVPAEAYRVPIGQAAIRREGGDITIVGSSIMARKAEAAAERLAADGISAEVIDLRSIRPIDFTTIAESVRKTHRLLVVYEGVKTMGIGAEISAMIAESEVFDFLDAPIIRLGGADAPIPYNPVLEKAAVPQEDDIVAAATNLVRRGEA; from the coding sequence ATGCCCTCTGACACGCTCGAAGCCGCAAACGAGATCCGCGAGCTGTCCTATGCCGAGGCGGTGCGCGAGGCGCTCGGCCAGGCGATGGAGGCCGATGAGCGCGTCTTCCTCTTCGGCGAGGATGTCGGCGTCTATGGCGGCGCCTTCGGCGTCTCCGGTGACCTCGTCCACCGCTTCGGCAAGGACCGCGTGATCGATACGCCGATCAGCGAGCTCGGCATTGCCGGCGCCGCGGTCGGCGCCGCGATCACCGGCATGCGCCCTGTGCTGGAGATTCAGTTCTCGGATTTCGTCACGCTGGCCATGGAACAGCTCGTCAACCAGGCGGCCAAGATCCGCTTCATGTTCGGCGGCAAGGCGAGCGTTCCGATGGTGGTGCGCCTGCCCGGCGGCTCCGGCACCGGCGCCGCTGCCCAGCACAGCCAGAGCCTGGAAGCTTGGTTCGCCCATGTGCCGGGGCTGAAGGTCCTGCAGCCGAGCACCCCGCATGACGCCAAGGGAATGCTGCTCGCCGCCATCGACGACCCCAACCCCGTCCTGATCTTCGAGCACAAGCTGCTCTACAAGACCAAGGGCCACGTCCCGGCCGAGGCTTATCGCGTGCCGATCGGTCAGGCGGCGATCCGCCGCGAGGGCGGGGACATCACCATCGTCGGCTCCTCGATCATGGCCCGCAAGGCCGAAGCCGCCGCCGAGCGGCTCGCCGCCGATGGCATCTCGGCCGAGGTCATCGACCTGCGCTCGATCCGGCCGATCGACTTCACCACCATCGCCGAGAGCGTGCGCAAGACGCACCGCCTGCTCGTCGTCTACGAGGGCGTCAAGACCATGGGCATCGGTGCCGAGATCTCGGCGATGATCGCCGAGAGCGAGGTCTTCGATTTCCTCGACGCGCCCATCATCCGGCTCGGCGGCGCCGATGCACCGATCCCCTATAATCCGGTGCTGGAGAAGGCCGCCGTCCCGCAGGAGGACGACATCGTCGCCGCGGCCACCAACCTCGTCCGCCGCGGGGAAGCCTGA